AGACGATCTGAGACAGAAGAGGTTAAAAACAGGATTTTAGATGTTCTCCTCGATGGAAGGCCTAGATCTATGTCTGAATTGCAAAAAGAAGTTAATGTAAGCTCTAGAAAGTTTTATGATTCTTTTAACAAACTTTTAAGGGAAGGGAAAGTTAAAAAGAAAAAAGAAGGGAATAAAGTCATCGTTACCCTCTCAAATAACCTTTTAGCGATAAAAAAGAGAGAAACATAGCTTGTTAGCGATTTTAACCCTTTTAAGATGAGTTGTTAAATGAGCTTTGAGTCCGAACTAATAATCTCTATCAAACAGATTTTCAGTGTTTATTTATCTCCAGTGGCTAGCCATTATTTTCATGGTATTTTCATGGGAAGATTATTTAACTTGTTAGCTCGGCTTAGACAGTGAGACTGTTGGATAAAGCTCCTATGAGGGACTTTCTGAAGTTTTTATCCATTTTAAGTCCTTTTTTTAGAGTTTCCATATCATACATTAGGATTAGAAGAGGCCCGCCATCAAAGAACGTTGCCCCACCCAATATTGCCTGATCATCTAGCGTAATGCCTGGGTTGTAAGTGAAACTTCGGGGAAACACAAGTGCAGTAGGTACCTCTTTTATGTCATGTTCCTTCTCAAGGATCTTGGAGTAAACATAAACCTGTCTTAGCATATCGGAACCTATTTGGATCTTGCCTTCTTTGATTTCTATTGGACGATATTTAGCATCTAACACGCCTACTGGAATGGTATTCCTGTTTACTATCTTGTTTATCACAAAATCTGGGTATTGTTTTGTTGTTACCACATTGCTCTTCTGTTTTCTATCAAATAAACTTAGTTCTTTCTGGTATTCGATTTTGTATTCTGGGAGATCCCGTTTTAGTATCCACAGGATAAATCTCTCAAATAGCTCGTTCATGTCAACAAAGAACCCGCTAACTTCCTCCCCAGAAACTCCACCAAAGGATTTCAATATGATCTTGGCGAGATTGAAAGGTTTCTTAAATCTCTCATTAAGCCGGTTGAAATGTACTTTATTAAAATCAGCCTTGGTAACTTTCCTTGGGCTCACACCATCGAAAACCATCATTAACTCACCCAACAGCTTCTTATTGACCAACCACCGTGTCTTTGATAGAGAAAATCTTATCGTTGCGTAGAATATTTGATTAAGGGGATTATCCTCGCTGAATTCATGAAGTTCAACACTAAAAGTGTGCCTTTGATGAGGCAGTTTCTTTATCTGCCTGCTGAGAAGGAGTTTACCCCGCAAAAACTTCTCTTCCTGCTGTATTTCTTGGTACTCCCGGTAATACCCTCTCTGAACTTCTTCCCATAAGCTCTTTGCGAAGAGGTGAATAAAGATTTCAAGAATGCTATTTGGAACTTTTGCATGCTCGATGTGTGCAAGTTCCACATCTCGAATTTTTAAACCGTAAGCAACATTCAGCATGCGGATGAAGGCCAGAAGGGCTTCAGTTTCGTTTTGGTTCCTTTTTCCTTTGGGCTTGGAGACCTCAGGGAGTGTTTCCTTAGGTTTGAAGATCTTGGGAAGTACTTGGACTAGAAGATTCCCAGAAGTCCCGAAGCCAACATAGTGCCGGGCTTTTAACGAATCACCGTAAAGGAGTAAAAATCCTTTGTCTTTGTCTAAGTCTTCCTCTTCAGGGCTGTCATTTGAAGTAGACTTGGGAGGATTTTTCGCAAAGAACTCGTTTAGCCTTCTTAGGGGCTTTGCCAAGTGTTCGTCTATTATTTTTTGATCTTTTGCTTTATCCTCTGGCATCTTAAACTGATCTTGGAGTATGCTAAAATACGAGACTTTATCATGCTCATAAAGAGTTAAAATTTTGAGAGAGGCCATGGTGTTTTACCTCTGCTTTGCTTTGTTTAGGATTGTTGAGTGCTGTCCTGCGAATTACCTGTATTTGACTCAGAGTTTCCCTGAACCCTTTCGCTGTCATCCGAAGACTTCCCCATGACTACTTTGAGGGCTTTGAGGAAGTCCCCCTTTTGGCTCGGTAACGTGTAATGTTTTATTCTGTAGACAGGATTAACTTCAATTGGAGCATTACTGAAGCTGTTATCAAACGGGACTTCCTCTACAAACAGATTTTCTCCTAAAATCCATTTTAAAGATTCCCAGTCGTTGTAGAAGTACTCCATGAGCAGTGGGATTATCTCGTTGTACCATACGAAATGCAGCGTTTTGAGGTCGTTCACTCCTAGAAAATAACTGTGGCCAATCCTATGATCCCTGTCCTTTATTGCCTCGATTTTAAGATTCAACGTCTCTAAGAGTTCTCTCAGATTTATTTCTTCAATGATCTTGTCTTTGCCGTTGTTATCTTTCAGTGCACTAAGATTTGGCTCGACTTCCATGAACGCAAACCTTCTCCTAAGGGCAACGTCAAGTAGTGCAATGCTCCTATCTGCAGTGTTCATGGTTCCGATAATGTACAAGTTCAGTGGAACTCCAAATGGTTCCCCTGAATAGGGAAGGGTTACAATCAGTTCATTCTCTCCTCCAAGACGCTTATCTCTTTCTAAGAGAGTTATCAGCTCCCCAAAGATCTTGCTGATGTTTCCGCGGTTTATCTCGTCAATGATAAGGTAAAACTCTGGGGCTGTTTCAAAGTTGAAAATAGATGTATTGCCCTGCTGTAAGGCATGGATAATGACGGATTTAATATGTTTGTAAGCTTTCTCTATCGCCTCTTCATTGTTGACCCTTTCTAGTTCTTTGAGTACTCCAAAATAATAGGGTTCCATGCCGCTGACGGAGCTACCGAGTATTCTCAGGACATCTGAGGGTCCATTAATATTAGAACGATTCCTCCACAGTTGTTCTAGGTTAGTTTTAAATATTATGTCCGGATCATGGTCTCTCCCATCAGTGGGGAGAGTCTGTATTTTGTCATCTTCCTTGTCTTTGATCTTGAATCTTTTACCAGTTTTTGTCTCTAAAGTTGATCCCTCTGGATACATCTCCAAGAAAGCATCCCATAAAGCCTCAAATTTGAGTGTTTCATCAAGTGCGTTCCACATAGCTATTATTGGCATCTTTTTGAAAATGCCATCCTCAACAGCATATGTAATGTTATCCCCTTTGCTAATGGGCCTGAAGCCCTCGATGAACTCCTCATAGCTGTAGGACTGGTGGAAGGTAACGAAATCCCACCTGTTCCCAGGTTTATTTTCGCTAGTTTTAGTCTTAACATAGTTGTGAGCTAGCCAGGTTTTTCCAGTTCCTGGAGGGCCGTAGAGAATGATCTGACCCTTCCTTGAGAGGAGCTTATCCAACTTATCCTTATCTTTTAGAGGAATTGAAGGTCCTCCATTATTCGGTCCTTTTATCTCTAAAACACGCTCTAGGACTTTTCCAAATTTGCTCCAGTTGAGTTTTTCGAGAGTGTATCTAACTTTAGGTAATCCCTCTACCGTGATTCCGTTGGGATCGTACCAGAGGAACTCAACTTTTCTGGAGTGATTGTAATCTGCACCTTCAACAGGAGATTTCTCAAGATACTCGTATTTACCAGTGATCTTGCAGAGGGCCACTACCTTGTTAGTTCCCTCCTTTAAGATAACAATGTCTTCAATATCCATTGTGTTGTAAAATGAGAGCAACATTTTTGTAGCGAGCTTAGGAGTTTTCGTGGTGTAGTCTTTGGGATACATCTCTTTGATTTTTTGAGTTATTCTTTCACCCATCTTAGCTCCTTTTAGCAAGTTTAAATCCCCTATCTTTCCCCATCCAATAAATATCCTTCCGGTCTGATGAAATATTTCCAAATACCTGCCTTCTTCTCCAGGATACATCTGCCAAGCATTTACTTTGTCAAAGAAATTGAACATCTGGTCAATCTCAGCATTGAGGGGGAACCCATTCTCCGAAAGCTTGCCAACCGTTTTCAAATACTCTCCTTTTAGTTCCTCAAAAGCTTCTTTGAATTCATTGTAATCGTACTTTGTAAACTCATAGTACCTTTCCAAGAATCTTCTGGAGCATGCGTTCATTATTGGATTAGTTTCTATGTGCAACTTCCCATAAAGTTCCCCCATAACATTGAATAAGTTGCCCTGTAGTCCCTGAAAATTCTTAGCTTGCGGGTAATGTTTCCTCAGAAGTTCATACACCCCATTTATCCAGTCATCCTTGAATTCACTGGAATTTTTAACATCAATCACAATTTCCACAAGCGTTTGGAGATCATCGATAGGGGCCTCCTTAAGGAACTTCTGGAAAAGTTTGATGTTTCCCGCCCATATCTTTTTGTTGAACAGTTCTCTTAAAACCTCTCGTGCATCCCCATCTTTGTTTTCAAGTTTTTTTACAAGTTCATTTGTCTCCTTTATGTTTTTAATCCACCCAGATTCGTTAGTTAAGTTAAAACTCTCGTAGTTTCCTCCAACAAATTTAACAAAATTCTTCCACAAGGTTAGCATACTCACAAGCTCATCACGTTTTTTTTCAATGAGTCTTACCATACTACTCCCTCCAGCTTGGTGTTAACTTTGTCAAATACATCCTTAACGCTTTTCCAATAAATCAGGTTATCTTTTGATTTAATCCTTTCCCTGTTCACCAAATATTTTCCTTCGGGACTTGTAACAATCAACTCGTTCTTCAAAAGTTCTTCAAGTGTGTCATCCAAGGACTTCCACGGTTTTATGATGCTAGAGAACATCTCGGAGTCTACTTCATGAAGAACCACAAGGAATTTTTCAAGATCATCCTTACTGACCCCTTGCTCCTTTCCTCCAAAGTTCTGGAGATAGTAAATGATGTTCAGCAACAAGAACCTCCTTCTTCCTGCCCTAAGCCAATCCTCCCAGTGTTCTGGATGTTCTTCAGGATGTTCCACACAGTCCTTAATGTACTCAAAAACTTCTTTGCTCCTGTTATTTTCTTTGATCATAGAAGATTCCCCCCTAAACTTCCCAGCTTTCTCCGTCCTTTAGCGTGATAACCTTCTTATCCCATTGCCCTTTAAACCACTCAGGGTTTTCTGTATGAACAGGAATGACGTAATCCGGGTCAATCTTGTCAATGACCCTCTCCAGCTCCTCCTTTGAAATGTGACCCGAAGCGTGGAGGCTCCCCTCAAAGATAGGTTTTCCATCGTCATCAACACTAAAACCCCTAACTTCAAAGCCAAAGTACTGGAGCCAGTTCCACAGACGAAGGAAGCTGAAAGTCTGCTCCTCCGTGAAAGCCTCGCTGGAAGAGTAAATGTAAACTCCCCCTTCGGGCATCACGTCGAGGAGGTGTGGCATGTCATAGAATGAGAAGCACAGGATGTAGTTTTCCCTATCCCTGCCAACTTCCTCAGGAGTAATTCCAATGCCGGGGTAATTTAAGAAAATCCACTCTTCCCACTTCTCTGGCTTCGCCTTCGAGTTCCGGTAAACTCTCAACCCGGAAATGTAGTCTTTTCCGTCCACGAGGCCAAGAGCGTGGAGGAAGTACGCGTCCTTCGTAGTGACAACGAGCTCCCGTCCAGTCTCCTCTGCTATCTTCTTGAAGCTCTCCAGCCTCTCAAAGTTCCTCGCCGAGAAGTCCGCCACTACAAGACCTTTTGCCTCTTCCACGATAGCCTTAGCGTTCTTGTAGACTTCCTCCTCCGAGACGTTTTCATCGTCCTCTCTTCCTGCCCTTGTCCCTTCAGTTATTAGAACGCTTGCACTTCTTGCGGCTTTAACGAACTTCCTGCTTTCTCCCCTGTTCTTGCCGTGAAGCCTGAAGTCACCAGTGTAAGCGATTGCAGTGTTACCCTCCACAACGTATGCCAATGCACCGTAGATGGAGTGATCCACTGGGTAAGCATGAACTTCAAAGCCTAATTCTCTTTCCTTAAGGTGCTGGACTTTTCCGAGCTGGATTGACTTTGTTCTGCCCTTGCTTTTTGCCAGTTCAACATTTGCCAGCCAACTCAAGAAGTTTAAACCACTTTCAGAGAGCTCGTCCGTGAGAATTATGTTCCTATTAATGTAGTGCTTGATCTCCCTTTTCGCCTCCAGAACGTATGGGTTTGAATCGCTCGGCTTCTTGGGAGTGTAGTACGGAAGCTCCATTCCCATGTGGCTTCCTCTTGAAGTATCCCTAAGGGCCTTGAGGATTATCATAGTTGTGGGAGAGCCGACGATTGGAATGTTCTCATCCAGTAGCGTGATGTTCCCCACGTGGTCAAGGTGAGCGTGACTTATCAGAACAGCGTTTACCGGAATCTTGGGGTATTGTGAAACTTCTCCAGTTAAGTCCTGGGGGATGAGATCCTTCCGGTAGATGTTGAGTTTTGGTATCAGGCCAAGCTTCCAGAGGTCGTGGATTCCCCTTGAGGGTCTCTCACTTATGAATTCCTCATAATACTGAGCGTACTTTGCGAAGTTCATCCCAAAGTCCAAGAAGAGGCCGTTTTCGCCTTCTTGAATATGTATCTTTGAGCCACCAATAGTCTGGGAACCATCATAGACGGTAATTTTCATTACGAAGCACCAAAGGTATTATGTTGCTTTGATTTTTATCCCTTTCGGACTAAAGATAATAGAGAAAGGTGTGCATTCCAAGAAGGGGTGCAAAGGAATAGTCCTGGCCCTTGTTTCTTGCGGTCTTAGAGGCCCTCAATTAAGTGCGTTAAGGTAGAGTTCACATCGCATACAAAATCGCAAACTTTAAATTTAAAAATTCTCTATTAAGGACAAGAATATTTAGGCTAAGGCGAGAAAAAATGAACAAGATGGAAGTCCTGAAGAACCTCATGAAGCTGGGAACAGCATTCACAATCCAAGAAGCCAAGGAAACACTAGGAGTAAACAGCACCCTCCTCAAGTATTACCTCCAGGAACTAACCAGAGATGGTTTTCTAAAGAGAATTTATCGGGGCATCTACGTGATAACCCCAAACCCGGGTGAACCCCCTTCCATTGACCCATTTCTCCTCGCGTCCCTTCTCGTGAAGCCCGGCGCAATAGCATACTGGAGCGCTTTGAACTATTACGGCTTAACCGAACAGATTCCAGATACCACCTTTGTACAGACCCCCAGAAAGAGGGGATACTCAGGGGTTACAGATGTCAACGGCCAGAGATTCAAGGTCGTTGTAGTCGCTCCTCACAAGTTCTTCGGGCTGGAAAACATCAAGATAGGCGGAAGGAACATCAATGTAACAGAACCTGAAAAGACAATAATTGACTGCCTCGACAGGCCTCAATATTGTGGTGGAATAATCGAAGTCATCAAAGCATTAAAGAACGGAGGATACAATAAGAAAACTCTCATAGAATATGCAAAGAGGATGAGAAACACGACGATCTTAAGGAGATTGGGCTTCGTAAGTGAAAAGCTCGGACTCGGCCTGGAAGAAATGATAATCCCGCCCGAAGGGGGCTTTAAGGGGTTTCCTCTCCTTGACCCCACCATGCCACCCGGAGGTCGGTTTGATCGCAAGTGGGGGCTACGAATAAACGTTCCCAACGACTACTGGAGGAATCTGGAATGATAAGCGATGAAATAAAGCGGAAGAGTTCTGAACTTGGAATCTCCGTATCCACTCTCGAAAAGGATTATGCCATAAGCTGGATGCTCTATGGAATCTGGAAGAGTGGATTATGGAAGCAGTTAGCATTTAAAGGCGGAACCAGTATTAAAAAGGTGTATTTTGGGGAATACAGATTCTCCGAGGATTTAGATTACACTCTCCTCAGAGGTATGGAGAGTGACGTATTCGAGGAACTACTGCATAAGGCCGTGAATTTCGCAAATGACGGGCCTGTGGAATTTATGAGTCCGGAGATAAAGAAGAGGGCGGGTGTAAAACTCCATCCGGGCAAAACCCTGGGGTTTCAGATCAAAATTCCGTTTAGATTGCTGAGCAAGACAGGGGTCTCCCCAAGAATTAAGATGGATGTGACTCTAGAAAAATACGAGGAAATCCTCTTACCTCTTCAGGATAGGCCCATTATTCATATTTACTCCGATTTTCCCCGATTCAAGATGGTTAGGGCAAGAACGTATGCCCTTGAGGAAATTTTCGCAGAGAAGGTGAGGTCACTTTTCCAGCGTACCCGGCCCCGTGATCTCTACGATGTCTGGAAGCTAAGAGAATTTATTGATCTCACGAAGGTTCTTAGGGTACTGCCCTTGAAGTTCAAGGTTAAAGGCGTTGAGCCGAGTCTAAATTTACTGAGAAACCGCAGGGAGTACTATCTGAGAGCATGGGAGAGTAGCTTGGGGCACCAGCTCAGGGAGCTACCTGATTTTGATAGGGTCTGGGGAGATACTCTAATGTTTCTAGAGGACCTAATGGAAAGAATTTAGCAAACTAAAGCTTTTAGGGCAATTAGAGAAAAGCTCCATCATATGAACTTCCTTGAACAACTGTTCGAGTTATCATTTAGGTGAAGAACGCAGAAAAGACCTTGTGGAAATACTGGACAGGTTTTTCAAGTCTGGAGGAACAATTCCTCAAGTGATAATAGTGATGCATCATCCAGAACTTGAAAACGTCGCAGACACGCTTTATTTAGTTAAAAACATTGATGGTGCCTCTCAAGTGAGAGAAGTTGAAAGCCTAGAGGGGGAGGATATGACATTCAATCTTCTTTTGAAATTCTTTTTGCTCCCTTCTTTGAATCTGCCATAGAGTAGGTGAGCATCTACTGTCCGTTAGATTGTTCCGGTCTGAGTCGTGAAGTCACGGTAGGTTTGTCCAAAGTTTTTATCCGATGACTAGAAAATCGAGTCCGTGGAGATCCCTTTGTTTTCGGAACGAAAGCTTCTTAAGCTTATTTTTCAGAGGGGGTGTTGAGCATAGGTGATGACTAGGAATTTCCGATGACTAAAAGTCCCCTTTACGAGCCGTATTTGGCAATTGGGGGGCTGTAAGAGGTGTATTTCAGCTGCCGATGATGAGTGTCATCCCTCCTGATGCCAAGATGATGACATTATCCCCACCTGAGGTGGTTCCATGCTTGGATTCTTCAAGAAAAAGAAGAAGGAAACCTACGGGCCGCTCGTCTATCTGAGCGAGCCCACGATACTCTACCACACCCACACCGAGCGGGCGCTCCTTGAGATACTCGAGGAGAAGCTCGGCTCCAACAACTTCGTCGTTCCCTCTGACTACGGCCTCAGAACCACCGACCATCTGATTCCCGAGGCCGAGATATTCGTGGCGATAGCCATAATCGGCAAGTTCACTTCCCTGGTCGTCAGGGAGATCGAGATAGCCAGGAAACACGGGAAGAAAATATACACCCTGGACGTGGCCAGAAAGGACGACGAGATACTCTACCTCTTCGAGGAGGGAATTCCGGAGAGGATCGAGTGGCTAACCCCAGAGGAAACCCAGAGCCTCTACGCGGCCTTCCGCGGCGAGGACTTCTCAGGCTTCATGAAGTTCTTCGTTGGAGATAGGAAAAGACAGTGGTGAAAAAAGAAAGGACTCATGCGTTGGCCTTTTTGCCCTTTATGTACTCGTCTATCGCCTTGGCGGCCTTCTTTCCGTCTCCCATCGCCAGGATAACCGTTGCCTCCCCCCTTATCGCGTCGCCACCGGCGAAGACTCCTGGAATGCTGGTCATGAGGTTCTCATCGACGATCAGCGTTCCGTCAGGGTTGGCCTTAAAGCCGCTCTCCTCGAGGAGTATCCTGTTCGGCTCAAGGCCTATGGCTATGATGACGGTGTCGGCTTCGAGGGTCACGTATTCTCCGGTTCCAACGATTTTTCTCTTTCCGCGCTTGTCCCTCTCCTCGAGCGGGCGCATCTTCTCGAACTTAACCGCCTTGACCTTGCCGTTCTCGTCGCCTATGAACTCGACCGGCGTGAGGAAGAACTCGAACTTGACGCCCTCCTCCTCGGCGTGGCCTATCTCCTCTACCCTGGCCGTCATATCCTCCCTTCCGCGGCGGTAGGCGATTGTAACCTCCGCGCCGAGCCTGAGGGCAGAGCGTGCCGCGTCCATGGCGGTGTTTCCGGCACCTATGACGATAACCTTCTTCCCAACGGCTATCGGTGTATCGTACTCGGGGAACTTGTAGGCCTTCATGAGGTTGACCCTCGTCAGGAACTCGTTGGCGCTGTAAATCCTGTCGAGAAGGATTCCGGGTATGTTGAGCAGCTTTGGAGTTCCAGCCCCGGTGCCTATGAAGACTGCATCGTACTCCTCGAGGAGCTCCTCAATGGTGACCGTCTTGCCCACGATGTAGTTGGTCTTAACCTCGACCCCGAGCTTTTCCAGCTTGTCCAGCTCGGTTTTGAGGATGTCCTTTGGCAGTCTGAACTCGGGGATGCCGTACATGAGCACTCCGCCCGCCTCGTGAAGGGCCTCGAATATGGTGACCCTGTAGCCCATCTTTGCAAGCTCGAGGGCGCAGGTGAGTCCAGCCGGCCCGGCGCCAACGACGGCGACCCTGCCCTTTCCATCGGTCTCGGCTATGAACTCCGTGAGAAGCTCTTGGTCGATTCCCTTCTCGCGGGCGTAGTCAGCCACAAACCTCTCAAGCTTGCCGATGTTTATCGGGTCTCCGACCTTGCCCATGACACACGGCGCCTCACACTGCTCCTCCTGCGGGCAGACGCGTCCGGTAACGGCCGGCAGCGTGTTGTCATTCCAGATAACGCGCAGGGCGTTCTTAACGGCCTCATCCGGCTTGTCCGCGTTCTCGCGGAGGACCTT
This genomic window from Thermococcus celericrescens contains:
- a CDS encoding McrC family protein, which codes for MASLKILTLYEHDKVSYFSILQDQFKMPEDKAKDQKIIDEHLAKPLRRLNEFFAKNPPKSTSNDSPEEEDLDKDKGFLLLYGDSLKARHYVGFGTSGNLLVQVLPKIFKPKETLPEVSKPKGKRNQNETEALLAFIRMLNVAYGLKIRDVELAHIEHAKVPNSILEIFIHLFAKSLWEEVQRGYYREYQEIQQEEKFLRGKLLLSRQIKKLPHQRHTFSVELHEFSEDNPLNQIFYATIRFSLSKTRWLVNKKLLGELMMVFDGVSPRKVTKADFNKVHFNRLNERFKKPFNLAKIILKSFGGVSGEEVSGFFVDMNELFERFILWILKRDLPEYKIEYQKELSLFDRKQKSNVVTTKQYPDFVINKIVNRNTIPVGVLDAKYRPIEIKEGKIQIGSDMLRQVYVYSKILEKEHDIKEVPTALVFPRSFTYNPGITLDDQAILGGATFFDGGPLLILMYDMETLKKGLKMDKNFRKSLIGALSNSLTV
- a CDS encoding AAA family ATPase, with the protein product MVRLIEKKRDELVSMLTLWKNFVKFVGGNYESFNLTNESGWIKNIKETNELVKKLENKDGDAREVLRELFNKKIWAGNIKLFQKFLKEAPIDDLQTLVEIVIDVKNSSEFKDDWINGVYELLRKHYPQAKNFQGLQGNLFNVMGELYGKLHIETNPIMNACSRRFLERYYEFTKYDYNEFKEAFEELKGEYLKTVGKLSENGFPLNAEIDQMFNFFDKVNAWQMYPGEEGRYLEIFHQTGRIFIGWGKIGDLNLLKGAKMGERITQKIKEMYPKDYTTKTPKLATKMLLSFYNTMDIEDIVILKEGTNKVVALCKITGKYEYLEKSPVEGADYNHSRKVEFLWYDPNGITVEGLPKVRYTLEKLNWSKFGKVLERVLEIKGPNNGGPSIPLKDKDKLDKLLSRKGQIILYGPPGTGKTWLAHNYVKTKTSENKPGNRWDFVTFHQSYSYEEFIEGFRPISKGDNITYAVEDGIFKKMPIIAMWNALDETLKFEALWDAFLEMYPEGSTLETKTGKRFKIKDKEDDKIQTLPTDGRDHDPDIIFKTNLEQLWRNRSNINGPSDVLRILGSSVSGMEPYYFGVLKELERVNNEEAIEKAYKHIKSVIIHALQQGNTSIFNFETAPEFYLIIDEINRGNISKIFGELITLLERDKRLGGENELIVTLPYSGEPFGVPLNLYIIGTMNTADRSIALLDVALRRRFAFMEVEPNLSALKDNNGKDKIIEEINLRELLETLNLKIEAIKDRDHRIGHSYFLGVNDLKTLHFVWYNEIIPLLMEYFYNDWESLKWILGENLFVEEVPFDNSFSNAPIEVNPVYRIKHYTLPSQKGDFLKALKVVMGKSSDDSERVQGNSESNTGNSQDSTQQS
- a CDS encoding MBL fold metallo-hydrolase: MKITVYDGSQTIGGSKIHIQEGENGLFLDFGMNFAKYAQYYEEFISERPSRGIHDLWKLGLIPKLNIYRKDLIPQDLTGEVSQYPKIPVNAVLISHAHLDHVGNITLLDENIPIVGSPTTMIILKALRDTSRGSHMGMELPYYTPKKPSDSNPYVLEAKREIKHYINRNIILTDELSESGLNFLSWLANVELAKSKGRTKSIQLGKVQHLKERELGFEVHAYPVDHSIYGALAYVVEGNTAIAYTGDFRLHGKNRGESRKFVKAARSASVLITEGTRAGREDDENVSEEEVYKNAKAIVEEAKGLVVADFSARNFERLESFKKIAEETGRELVVTTKDAYFLHALGLVDGKDYISGLRVYRNSKAKPEKWEEWIFLNYPGIGITPEEVGRDRENYILCFSFYDMPHLLDVMPEGGVYIYSSSEAFTEEQTFSFLRLWNWLQYFGFEVRGFSVDDDGKPIFEGSLHASGHISKEELERVIDKIDPDYVIPVHTENPEWFKGQWDKKVITLKDGESWEV
- a CDS encoding type IV toxin-antitoxin system AbiEi family antitoxin domain-containing protein; this translates as MNKMEVLKNLMKLGTAFTIQEAKETLGVNSTLLKYYLQELTRDGFLKRIYRGIYVITPNPGEPPSIDPFLLASLLVKPGAIAYWSALNYYGLTEQIPDTTFVQTPRKRGYSGVTDVNGQRFKVVVVAPHKFFGLENIKIGGRNINVTEPEKTIIDCLDRPQYCGGIIEVIKALKNGGYNKKTLIEYAKRMRNTTILRRLGFVSEKLGLGLEEMIIPPEGGFKGFPLLDPTMPPGGRFDRKWGLRINVPNDYWRNLE
- a CDS encoding nucleotidyl transferase AbiEii/AbiGii toxin family protein; this encodes MISDEIKRKSSELGISVSTLEKDYAISWMLYGIWKSGLWKQLAFKGGTSIKKVYFGEYRFSEDLDYTLLRGMESDVFEELLHKAVNFANDGPVEFMSPEIKKRAGVKLHPGKTLGFQIKIPFRLLSKTGVSPRIKMDVTLEKYEEILLPLQDRPIIHIYSDFPRFKMVRARTYALEEIFAEKVRSLFQRTRPRDLYDVWKLREFIDLTKVLRVLPLKFKVKGVEPSLNLLRNRREYYLRAWESSLGHQLRELPDFDRVWGDTLMFLEDLMERI
- the gltA gene encoding NADPH-dependent glutamate synthase, coding for MAKPKLIKERVPTPERPVEERVKSFVEVNLGYDFASAVKEAERCIQCPPEYAPCIKGCPVHINIPGFLKVLRENADKPDEAVKNALRVIWNDNTLPAVTGRVCPQEEQCEAPCVMGKVGDPINIGKLERFVADYAREKGIDQELLTEFIAETDGKGRVAVVGAGPAGLTCALELAKMGYRVTIFEALHEAGGVLMYGIPEFRLPKDILKTELDKLEKLGVEVKTNYIVGKTVTIEELLEEYDAVFIGTGAGTPKLLNIPGILLDRIYSANEFLTRVNLMKAYKFPEYDTPIAVGKKVIVIGAGNTAMDAARSALRLGAEVTIAYRRGREDMTARVEEIGHAEEEGVKFEFFLTPVEFIGDENGKVKAVKFEKMRPLEERDKRGKRKIVGTGEYVTLEADTVIIAIGLEPNRILLEESGFKANPDGTLIVDENLMTSIPGVFAGGDAIRGEATVILAMGDGKKAAKAIDEYIKGKKANA